A single region of the Mercenaria mercenaria strain notata chromosome 6, MADL_Memer_1, whole genome shotgun sequence genome encodes:
- the LOC123526872 gene encoding clumping factor A-like, whose amino-acid sequence MEVNNNQAEARYYEDISSDESMEDRRVVRNVSEKMTEDVSSDSRDSNSDGSDSGSDDKDSSSDDNDSSSDDNDSSSDGGVSRSEECVSVGDENEIDEEKKEKNDGVCVKDKEEKREKVSYEDETESGNEEMEFEIHADDLDELYSRLYQRDMSDEEGKEEDKVENNGKKLNEDDWCENETDDIMIADETEQDIDDNIVINRDIKSDFNDKEDKIAENDCEESVEMTNEKSDEDIVVNDDEISREEYIESDPDDIQILNVDTTENIKRVVVMQSITAQTVYTYRNDEVIHIERFLITDEWFYSEN is encoded by the coding sequence ATGGAAGTCAACAATAACCAGGCGGAGGCCAGATATTATGAAGATATAAGTTCAGATGAGAGCATGGAAGACAGAAGAGTGGTTCGAAATGTTAGTGAAAAGATGACTGAGGATGTTAGTAGTGATAGTCGTGATTCAAATAGTGATGGCAGTGATTCAGGAAGTGATGATAAAGATTCAAGCAGTGATGATAATGATTCAAGCAGTGATGATAATGATTCAAGCAGTGATGGTGGTGTTTCCAGAAGTGAGGAATGTGTTTCAGTAGGTGATGAAAATGAGATTGATgaagagaaaaaagagaaaaatgatGGTGTGTGTGTAAAGGATAAAGAAGAAAAGAGAGAAAAGGTAAGCTACGAAGATGAGACAGAGAGTGGAAATGAGGAAATGGAATTCGAAATACATGCGGACGATCTTGATGAATTATATAGTAGGCTCTACCAGAGAGATATGAGTGATGAAGAAGGAAAAGAGGAAGACAAAGTTGAAAATAATGGCAAGAAGCTGAATGAAGATGATTGGTGTGAAAATGAAACTGATGATATAATGATTGCAGATGAAACAGAGCAAGATATTGATGACAACATAGTGATAAACAGAGACATAAAAAGTGACTTTAATGATAAAGAAGATAAAATAGCTGAGAATGATTGTGAAGAAAGTGTTGAAATGACTAATGAAAAAAGTGATGAAGATATTGTAGTAAATGATGATGAAATATCCAGAGAAGAATATATAGAGTCAGATCCTGatgacattcaaattttaaatgtagACACGACTGAAAACATTAAAAGAGTCGTAGTAATGCAGTCAATCACAGCTCAAACTGTTTATACATATAGAAATGATGAGGTCATACATATTGAAAGATTTCTTATCACCGATGAATGGTTTTATTCAGAAAACTAA
- the LOC123524210 gene encoding uncharacterized protein LOC123524210 has product MGDTNLSYVKGVRTRFYNFLNKEIENGEYLMVSRSEFMVSEEHTELEHKLQECKLKINAYMEKLAIQSEKIALAIGDSDSEFLQTVIDNDSVLQDKAMSVVYKIESVQKDITKQNEEPKPEVNKEADTVVQKMCELQMKMQQDFFEKQQKRNEEQMEIQQQFFEKQHNLKIKSANTVKLPKLDMVSFNGNRLQWTEFWDSFESAIHKNDRLSPVDKFNYLKGKLVGEARSAIAGLTLSNENYSVAIKILRERFGDQQDIIDLHYKGIMNVIPPKNTTEGLRFFFDKIERHLRSLEVMHENLEQHVFVSMIRSKLPSEVLLQLELQKGADNKWSIQNLRDLLRQYIVSREKSDKPKPLGDSVQYVNKSRPPISKPLSNFSGYKGQSTTNYSGGALVVNEKHGSSFQSARTCRYCNQNHWSDECVKYKTIDERKTKLKGCCFRCLREGHTSSDCKSNRICVYCDKSNVHHRSLCPKKFKGQARRETVSVSGETIQAKNEDEKPTEVANLSEENVMVSSGEMVLMQTAKAEVGSPDHNKCAEVRILLDCGSQRTYITEKLAEKLNLKKEKEEEIKLVTFGSKDIKTVRTQSTTIRLKLKSGEYMNISANIVPVISGTIQRRQINVLKKDDVKTIINSVDLADTIPKDCEYSSVELLIGNDFYLDIILSQRIEIQPGLYLLGSKLGWLLTGRTDENCDETGSERNMLILTYGNSGTKTQGFQSIDSSIPTKPEFEDLWNTEAIGVVDNNVTSEDKEIMKEFKQTLQFENGRYYVTWPWKEGKEVLPVNKELSFGRLKSCVKRLRNKPELLEKYDSVIQEQLRKGIIEEVNDTKGDRIHYIPHHAVINPQKSTKVRIVYDASSKCKPEYNSLNECLYRGPVLLHDLCGLLMRFRLHNIAIIADIEKAFLQIGLQESERDVTRFLWLKSCKNPSTDRENIQEFRFCRIPFGVISSPFLLGATVESHLENYETEIAYQIKNDIYVDNVVTGAKSETGAIELYLKAKDIFNDASMNLREWLSNSDIVNNSIAMQDRAEMKDTSVLGHTWNYEIDTLSIKRPNIQSENSNLTKRFILKVIASVFDPLGMYAPTLLKGKLLLQDLWKKSLSWDDKSSNMVKVDLVFAKSRLAPVKTMSVPRLELMGVLIGVRCLRFVQEQLKLEINGSHIWTDSQCVIGWLQTNRTLPMFVNNRIKEIKTYDATRISYIHSKENPADVATRGATINDLYNNKLWWNGPTWLTESFEMPKEEKTDVEDIDTDIENSEEKKRMSEKIETVFHDEERLLVSNIVHNELAHGCICAPFGIECTKFSSVDKLLRVTAFALRFINKIRKQQCESDLLTSKELETSEKMWIMYLQKKHFSETITGIYNMKRTTLQKQLGLFIDEDGICRSKGRLENSGLTEGARQPILLPKSDWFTVLLVEKIHKQNFHIGVSQTLSQIRFRFWIPQGRSVVKSVLRKCRTCRYFEGGPYKMPPFSPLPSSRVQESTPFSRIGLDYFGPLLIKTTDGPRKTWVCLFTCLVTRAIHMELLQDMSAEEFLFGFKRFVSQRGTPTEILSDNASQFKSASETINIIWRNVCASDEVQSYVANCRIKWKFTVELAPWMGGAYERLVGIVKRSLRKSLGHKILTLIQMQTLLKEVEATVNSRPLVYVNDDINSNITLTPNHFLSLNPKTGIPTTTTEDMDSDYSPYESTSVKLLSIWRKGQHVLNEFWKIWREEYLTNLRERMQSELKSKKTQSPYCAQVGDVVLIKENLPRGVWRMGRICELLQSRDGQIRSAKVKTATGKVLGRPLNLLYPVECVSQRYSEMKKLADDQKGAAPMRSFVEPSNRFARKASDDAKRKIKELFNND; this is encoded by the exons ATGGGAGATACTAATTTGTCATATGTAAAAGGTGTACGGACAcgtttttataattttctgaaTAAAGAGATTGAAAATGGAGAGTACCTAATGGTATCTAGATCAGAATTCATGGTAAGCGAGGAACATACTGAATTAGAACACAAATTACAGGAATGCAAGTTAAAGATCAATGCTTACATGGAAAAGCTGGCTATTCAGTCTGAAAAAATTGCACTAGCCATCGGAGATAGTGATAGTGAATTCTTACAAACAGTGATAGACAATGATTCAGTCTTGCAGGATAAAGCAATGAGTGTTGTGTATAAAATTGAAAGCGTTCAAAAAGACATTACGAAACAAAATGAAGAACCGAAACCAGAGGTAAATAAAGAAGCTGATACTGTAGTACAAAAAATGTGTGAACTTCAAATGAAGATGCaacaagatttttttgaaaaacaacaaaagaggAATGAGGAGCAAATGGAGATACAACAACAGTTTTTCgaaaaacaacacaatttgaaGATTAAAAGTGCAAACACGGTGAAATTGCCAAAATTGGATATGGTCTCTTTTAATGGAAATCGACTTCAATGGACTGAATTCTGGGATTCTTTTGAAAGTGCCATACACAAAAATGATAGACTTTCACCTGTAGATAAGTTCAattatttaaagggaaaattaGTGGGTGAAGCCAGAAGTGCTATTGCTGGTTTGACATTATCAAACGAGAATTATAGTGTAGCAATTAAGATTCTTCGCGAAAGATTTGGCGACCAACAGGATATAATTGATTTACACTACAAAGGTATCATGAATGTCATACCACCAAAGAATACTACAGAAGGATTGAGATTCTTTTTTGACAAGATTGAACGTCATTTAAGAAGTTTAGAAGTGATGCATGAAAATTTAGAACAACACGTGTTCGTGTCTATGATTAGGAGCAAGCTTCCCAGTGAAGTTCTTCTTCAACTTGAACTACAGAAAGGTGCTGACAATAAGTGGTCTATTCAAAACTTGCGTGATTTGCTCCGTCAGTACATAGTTTCAAGAGAAAAATCTGACAAACCAAAACCTCTAGGTGACTCAGTTCAATATGTAAATAAATCAAGACCTCCAATAAGTAAACCTTTGAGTAATTTCAGTGGTTATAAAGGTCAGTCCACGACAAACTATTCAGGAGGAGCATTAGTTGTGAATGAAAAACACGGTTCTTCGTTTCAGTCTGCTAGGACATGTAGATATTGCAACCAGAATCACTGGAGTGATGAATGTGTTAAATACAAAACCATTGATGAGAGAAAAACAAAACTAAAGGGGTGTTGTTTTAGATGTTTAAGAGAAGGGCACACATCTTCTGACTGCAAAAGTAATAGAATATGTGTTTACTGTGACAAATCAAATGTACATCACCGAAGTCTTTGTCCAAAAAAGTTCAAAGGTCAAGCGAGGAGAGAAACAGTCAGTGTATCAGGAGAAACGATACAAGCCAAAAATGAAGATGAAAAACCTACTGAGGTAGCTAACTTATCTGAAGAAAATGTAATGGTATCTTCAGGAGAGATGGTGTTGATGCAAACCGCTAAAGCAGAGGTCGGGAGTCCTGATCACAACAAATGTGCTGAAGTGAGAATTCTCTTAGATTGCGGATCACAAAGGACATATATTACGGAGAAGTTAGCAGAGAAACTAAACTTAAAGAAAGAAAAGGAGGAAGAAATAAAGTTGGTGACATTTGGAAGCAAAGATATAAAAACAGTTCGCACACAATCAACAACAATACGTCTGAAATTGAAAAGTGGGGAGTATATGAACATAAGTGCAAACATTGTTCCTGTCATAAGTGGGACTATTCAAAGGAGACAAATAAATGTGTTGAAAAAGGATGATGTAAAAACCATAATCAATAGTGTAGATCTAGCAGACACTATTCCAAAGGACTGTGAGTATTCTAGTGTTGAATTACTAATAGGCAATGATTTCTATCTTGATATTATATTGTCTCAAAGAATTGAAATTCAACCTGGTTTGTACCTGCTTGGATCTAAATTAGGTTGGTTACTTACAGGAAGAACAGACGAAAATTGTGATGAAACAGGAAGCGAAAGAAATATGTTGATTTTAACATACGGAAACAGTGGAACTAAAACACAAGGTTTTCAAAGTATTGATAGTTCAATTCCTACGAAACCGGAATTCGAAGATCTTTGGAACACTGAGGCAATAGGTGTTGTGGATAACAATGTTACATCTGAGGATAAAGAGATCATGAAAGAATTCAAGCAAACTTTACAATTTGAAAACGGAAGATATTACGTCACATGGCCTTGGAAGGAAGGGAAAGAAGTGTTGCCAGTGAATAAAGAACTGTCTTTTGGGCGATTAAAATCGTGTGTTAAAAGGTTAAGAAATAAACCAGAACTGTTGGAAAAGTATGATTCTGTTATTCAGGAGCAACTAAGGAAAGGAATTATAGAGGAAGTGAATGATACTAAAGGAGATAGGATACACTATATACCACATCATGCAGTGATAAATCCTCAAAAGTCAACAAAAGTACGCATAGTTTATGATGCTTCTTCTAAATGTAAACCAGAATACAACAGTTTAAATGAATGCTTGTATCGAGGACCAGTACTGCTCCATGATTTATGTGGACTTTTGATGAGATTTCGCCTACATAATATAGCTATCATAGCGGACATCGAAAAGGCATTCCTTCAAATAGGCTTACAAGAAAGTGAACGGGATGTCACTAGATTCCTTTGGTTAAAATCATGCAAAAATCCGTCAACTGATAGAGAAAATATACAAGAATTTAGATTCTGTCGCATACCATTCGGCGTGATATCGAGTCCATTTTTACTTGGTGCGACGGTTGAAAGTCATTTAGAAAATTATGAAACAGAGATAGcttatcaaattaaaaatgacATCTATGTTGACAACGTTGTGACAGGGGCAAAATCAGAAACAGGTGCTATTGAACTATATTTGAAAGCTAAGGACATATTCAATGATGCTTCCATGAATTTAAGGGAATGGCTATCAAACAGTGACATAGTGAATAATTCAATAGCAATGCAAGATCGAGCTGAAATGAAAGATACAAGTGTTCTTGGTCATACTTGGAATTATGAAATTGATACACTATCAATTAAACGTCCTAACATCCAAAGTGAGAACAGTAACTTGACAAAGAGATTTATTCTCAAGGTGATAGCGTCAGTATTTGATCCGTTGGGAATGTATGCTCCTACATTGCTGAAAGGAAAATTACTGTTACAAGATCTTTGGAAGAAAAGTCTTTCATGGGATGAT AAAAGTAGTAATATGGTTAAAGTTGATCTTGTGTTTGCCAAATCACGGTTAGCACCTGTTAAAACAATGTCAGTTCCACGGCTAGAATTAATGGGTGTCTTAATTGGTGTGAGGTGTTTGCGATTTGTACAGGAGCAATTGAAACTTGAGATAAATGGCTCACATATTTGGACAGACTCACAATGTGTGATAGGATGGTTGCAAACAAATAGAACTCTACCTATGTTCGTGAATAATAGAATCAAGGAGATCAAGACTTATGATGCAACAAGGATAAGTTATATACATTCTAAGGAAAATCCAGCGGACGTTGCAACGAGAGGAGCAACAATAAACGACTTATACAACAACAAACTTTGGTGGAATGGTCCAACGTGGCTAACAGAAAGCTTCGAAATGCCTAAAGAAGAGAAAACAGATGTTGAAGATATAGATACAGACATAGAAAATAGTGAAGAAAAGAAACGTATGTCAGAAAAAATAGAAACTGTTTTTCATGACGAAGAAAGATTGTTAGTTTCAAATATAGTACATAACGAACTCGCCCATGGCTGTATCTGCGCTCCGTTTGGAATAGAATGTACAAAGTTCTCTTCTGTTGACAAATTGCTCCGAGTTACTGCTTTTGCCTTACGATTCATAAACAAAATCAGGAAACAACAGTGCGAAAGTGATTTATTGACATCTAAAGAACTGGAAACTTCAGAGAAAATGTGGATCATGTATTTACAGAAGAAACATTTCAGTGAAACTATCACTggaatatataatatgaaaaggACAACACTGCAAAAACAGCTAGGACTTTTCATCGATGAAGACGGAATTTGTAGGAGTAAAGGAAGATTAGAAAATTCTGGATTGACAGAAGGTGCAAGACAACCAATTTTACTCCCAAAAAGTGACTGGTTTACAGTCCTGCTTGTTGAAAAGATTCATAAACAAAATTTTCACATTGGTGTTTCCCAGACACTTTCTCAAATACGATTCAGATTCTGGATTCCACAAGGACGTTCCGTGGTGAAATCTGTGTTACGGAAATGTAGAACTTGTCGATATTTTGAAGGTGGACCTTACAAAATGCCACCATTCTCACCGTTGCCGTCTTCAAGAGTACAAGAATCAACTCCCTTTTCAAGAATTGGACTAGATTATTTCGGACCTCTCCTAATTAAGACAACGGATGGACCACGAAAAACATGGGTATGTCTTTTCACGTGTTTGGTTACTCGAGCTATCCATATGGAGCTTTTACAAGACATGTCTGCAGAAGAATTCCTATTTGGATTCAAACGCTTTGTATCACAAAGAGGTACACCAACAGAAATCCTTAGTGATAATGCATCTCAATTTAAATCAGCAAGTGAAACTATAAACATCATTTGGAGAAATGTTTGTGCAAGTGATGAAGTGCAATCTTATGTTGCAAATTGTAGAATAAAATGGAAATTCACCGTTGAATTAGCTCCATGGATGGGAGGAGCATATGAAAGATTGGTTGGAATTGTAAAAAGATCTCTTCGTAAATCTTTAGGTCATAAAATCCTTACTTTGATCCAAATGCAAACATTATTGAAAGAAGTTGAGGCAACAGTGAATTCAAGACCGTTGGTGTATGTCAACGATGACATTAACTCAAATATTACACTGACACCAAATCATTTTCTGAGTTTGAACCCGAAAACTGGCATTCCAACAACAACTACAGAAGACATGGATTCTGACTATTCACCGTATGAAAGTACAAGTGTAAAACTTTTGTCAATTTGGAGAAAAggtcaacatgttttaaacgaattCTGGAAGATATGGAGAGAAGAGTACTTAACAAACCTTCGTGAGCGAATGCAGTCAGAACTGAAATCCAAGAAAACACAATCACCTTACTGCGCTCAGGTTGGAGATGTGGTTCTAATTAAAGAAAACTTGCCACGTGGAGTTTGGAGAATGGGACGAATTTGTGAGTTACTTCAAAGTCGGGATGGGCAGATTAGATCTGCAAAAGTAAAAACAGCGACTGGGAAAGTTCTTGGCAGACCTCTTAATTTGCTATACCCAGTTGAGTGTGTCAGCCAGAGATATTCCGAGATGAAGAAACTGGCAGATGATCAAAAAGGAGCCGCACCTATGCGCTCCTTTGTGGAACCAAGTAATCGTTTTGCTCGCAAAGCTTCAGATGATGCCAAAAGAAAGATCAAGGAATTGTTTAATAATGATTAA